The Novipirellula artificiosorum genome includes a window with the following:
- a CDS encoding DNA repair ATPase, with protein sequence MTDSQLAAGTYEVLRNRLRDASTDLRGRLAKLNEQRAAVFGNIETRLITTERVTTDHNCVPRDLISIGDKFVFGYNVQFGLKTEIELRDVFSVYRFSENQFHQQPLDLIGDARFESDFNELYRFYKGTTFARFFRAGPMLHMVFRVGKTWRDIKSFKWRVTPDTIEYLDNRSEHEVKLPAQHAFNWVRTTRDQHHYGTHPHISIEDRVFIETVGGDLTVKVENNTDSGEGIYAEPVDHFDQKLDDAEIHYAILGNLVLMKVRPYQETTTRYLVYNGKIQQAIRLDEIEHACVMLPGDQGLIFPGGYYLQTGECKRFDHGLTDMQYQRTIASPNGEDYLYLFYNPESGTYVQLRYNLIRQNVDTPLVCHGQTFFEAGEMVCFKTHEDPQKHHPIQLWQTPFTGTDFVPENQTDSFLFKIGNKEIVRGMAECSELLQLIDKDDSYDGLYIDLVKKSSDVLDSYFWIDKVETERLSEPLAKIRDAASAAVDEFEKVVRVRRETDVATKTVQRDVASLIKEIERGRFESIGDYVDALAKLRQHRGHALALKDLRYVDLELIDSLEKETAERAERVSRRCVDFLLTPGALDPYANEVDAAGEEVGTVQTVAEAKELTERIDTSASQLELLTETVSNLRIDDATKRTEIIDAIGNVFASLNRVRSSLKARVLELVSVEGQAEFASQLKLLQQTTSGYLDVSDTPVKCDEYLTKVMVQLEELEGRFAEFDEFVVQLAERREEVYAAFETRKVQLIEKQNRRAESLASAADRILKGIDSRVRAMESSDEMAAYFAGDLMVEKVRDIIRQLEDLDDAVRVGDLESRLKTIREDASRQLKDRQDLYEEGGDVIRLGRHRFAVNTQPLDLTTVLRSGEVCLHLTGTQFFEPLRDEHLTSARDLWDQELVSENKHVYRGEYLAVDLFEQQTHSGRKPNLDEMDVGWMQAQLSGRFSEGYAKGVHDVDASKILAALLELHASIGLLKHSPSTRAASLLWFTKLLDAKQRKAMTDWIGGFAKLAQAYPKAKPAVEFRERLMELADADRLQWQTVFSSRVTPQRMAEYLFDQFVESPRRPVASQRAAELYHHFTETLPTSDREKLLDASMKANESSPLAAFILARNWADAFLSSHATGDELDPAVAYLDELAWLVLTEGTKMMKVADARVARKLEPMAGSHPRIERGTLALNYHELLGRVRHYRLDVVPRFRNLHETKNRLVDEARTEMRLEEFKPRVLTSFVRNQLLDEVYLPLIGDNLAKQMGVAGADKRTDRMGLLLLISPPGYGKTTLMEYVANRLGVVFMKINGPAIGHGVTSLDPAEAPNAAAREEMERLNLALEMGDNVMLYLDDIQHTNPELLQKFISLCDATRKIEGVRNGKTRTYDLRGRRVAVVMAGNPYTESGDRFQIPDMLSNRADVYNLGEIIGDSADAFEMSYLENCLTSNPTLAPLSTVVPEDSRAIIRAAERDSLEGIELQSNLSMDQVREMYEVVRKLLRVRDVVLKVNRSYIRSAAQADAYRTEPPFKLQGSYRNMNRIAERVAGVMNEQELQTLIVSNYEQDAQTLTTDNEANVLKFKELLGMLSAEEKERWDSIKYAYVESVRMSGMDSEDQVGQVMRQLASMRDGLESIRQVISRAISMGRDGAEERMDSRLDLLRQSLTTSAAEVSQTLAATSKQLERISEQQALSPPDQKVLVQHKVPRVLADLVKGQFHLMQEWLRPILSESIDNGRDLERLKHQLERMLKNYDEVQASLEPGGGSQHSEPESEG encoded by the coding sequence ATGACGGATTCCCAACTCGCTGCGGGGACGTACGAGGTCCTTCGTAATCGACTTCGCGATGCGTCAACCGATTTGCGTGGCCGCCTTGCCAAATTGAATGAGCAACGGGCTGCCGTTTTTGGCAATATTGAAACCCGTTTGATCACGACCGAACGAGTGACAACCGATCACAACTGTGTTCCTCGTGATTTGATCTCGATCGGCGACAAGTTTGTCTTTGGATACAACGTCCAATTTGGTCTGAAAACCGAGATTGAGCTGCGTGATGTGTTTTCGGTTTACCGCTTTTCCGAAAACCAATTCCATCAACAGCCGCTCGATTTAATTGGTGACGCGCGCTTTGAGTCGGACTTCAATGAACTGTATCGTTTCTACAAGGGGACGACTTTCGCTCGCTTCTTTCGCGCCGGGCCCATGTTGCACATGGTTTTTCGCGTGGGCAAGACCTGGCGGGACATCAAAAGTTTCAAGTGGCGCGTGACGCCGGATACGATCGAATACTTGGACAATCGTAGCGAGCATGAAGTCAAACTACCCGCACAGCATGCCTTCAACTGGGTGCGTACGACTCGCGATCAACATCATTATGGAACCCATCCTCATATTTCGATTGAAGACCGAGTCTTTATCGAAACGGTGGGTGGTGATTTGACGGTCAAGGTCGAGAATAATACGGACAGCGGCGAAGGAATCTATGCAGAACCGGTCGATCATTTCGATCAAAAACTTGATGACGCAGAGATTCACTACGCAATTCTAGGTAACTTGGTCTTGATGAAGGTTCGTCCCTACCAAGAGACGACGACACGGTACCTAGTCTACAACGGCAAAATCCAACAAGCGATTCGGCTCGATGAGATTGAACACGCTTGTGTGATGTTGCCAGGCGATCAAGGGTTGATCTTTCCCGGTGGCTATTACTTGCAGACGGGCGAATGCAAACGGTTTGATCACGGATTGACCGATATGCAATACCAGCGAACGATCGCTTCCCCGAACGGCGAGGATTACCTCTACCTTTTCTACAATCCCGAATCGGGGACCTACGTTCAGCTTCGTTACAACCTGATTCGCCAGAATGTCGATACACCGCTGGTTTGTCATGGGCAGACGTTTTTTGAAGCTGGCGAAATGGTTTGTTTCAAGACTCATGAGGATCCGCAGAAGCATCATCCGATTCAGCTTTGGCAGACTCCTTTTACGGGCACGGATTTCGTACCCGAGAACCAGACGGATTCCTTTCTGTTCAAGATTGGCAACAAAGAGATCGTTCGCGGCATGGCCGAGTGTAGCGAGCTCTTGCAGTTGATCGACAAGGACGACAGCTACGACGGTCTGTACATCGATTTGGTCAAAAAGTCGTCGGATGTCTTGGATAGCTATTTTTGGATCGACAAAGTCGAAACGGAGCGACTCTCCGAACCGCTTGCAAAAATCCGGGATGCAGCATCCGCCGCGGTTGATGAGTTTGAAAAGGTCGTGCGAGTCCGTCGCGAAACGGACGTGGCGACCAAGACGGTTCAACGCGATGTCGCTTCGTTGATCAAAGAAATCGAGCGAGGCCGATTCGAATCCATCGGTGACTACGTGGATGCATTGGCGAAGCTGCGTCAACATCGCGGCCATGCTTTGGCGTTAAAGGATTTACGGTACGTGGACTTGGAGCTCATTGATTCCCTCGAAAAGGAAACCGCCGAACGAGCGGAACGGGTAAGTCGCCGCTGTGTCGATTTTCTATTGACGCCGGGTGCATTGGATCCCTACGCAAACGAAGTCGACGCGGCGGGTGAAGAAGTCGGCACGGTTCAAACGGTCGCCGAAGCCAAGGAACTCACGGAGAGGATCGATACGAGTGCATCCCAGTTAGAGTTGTTGACCGAGACGGTGAGCAACCTTCGCATTGACGATGCCACCAAGCGAACGGAGATCATCGATGCAATTGGCAACGTGTTTGCGTCACTCAACCGCGTGCGGAGTTCGCTGAAGGCGCGGGTCCTCGAACTGGTGAGTGTCGAAGGGCAAGCCGAGTTTGCGTCGCAATTGAAACTGCTGCAACAGACCACCTCGGGTTACCTCGATGTGAGCGATACGCCGGTCAAGTGTGATGAGTATTTGACCAAGGTGATGGTGCAGCTTGAGGAGTTGGAGGGCCGTTTCGCGGAATTTGACGAGTTCGTGGTGCAATTGGCTGAGCGCCGTGAAGAGGTTTACGCGGCCTTTGAGACTCGCAAGGTTCAATTGATCGAGAAACAGAATCGCCGAGCGGAATCGCTGGCATCTGCGGCGGATCGGATCTTGAAGGGGATTGATTCTCGCGTCCGAGCGATGGAGTCAAGCGACGAGATGGCCGCCTATTTTGCCGGCGACCTGATGGTCGAAAAGGTTCGAGACATTATCCGTCAACTCGAAGACCTCGATGATGCGGTTCGGGTTGGCGATTTGGAGAGTCGACTCAAAACGATTCGTGAAGATGCCTCAAGGCAATTGAAGGATCGACAGGACCTGTACGAAGAAGGTGGCGATGTCATTCGACTGGGTCGCCATCGGTTCGCGGTGAATACCCAGCCTCTTGATCTGACGACGGTTCTACGATCTGGCGAGGTCTGTTTGCATCTGACCGGGACGCAGTTTTTTGAGCCACTTCGCGATGAGCATCTTACCTCGGCAAGGGATTTGTGGGACCAAGAGCTCGTGAGCGAGAACAAGCACGTCTATCGTGGTGAATACTTGGCGGTTGACCTGTTCGAACAGCAAACGCATTCGGGTCGCAAGCCCAACCTCGATGAAATGGATGTCGGCTGGATGCAGGCTCAACTCTCGGGGCGTTTTAGCGAGGGATATGCGAAAGGTGTCCATGATGTCGATGCATCGAAGATCCTTGCCGCGCTGCTGGAACTCCATGCTTCGATTGGATTGTTAAAGCACTCGCCATCCACACGTGCAGCATCCTTGTTGTGGTTCACGAAGTTGCTCGATGCGAAACAACGGAAAGCGATGACCGATTGGATCGGAGGATTCGCTAAGTTGGCTCAGGCGTATCCCAAAGCCAAACCGGCCGTCGAATTTCGTGAACGACTGATGGAGCTGGCCGATGCCGATCGACTGCAATGGCAAACGGTATTTTCCAGTCGTGTCACGCCGCAGCGGATGGCGGAGTATTTGTTTGATCAATTTGTCGAATCGCCGCGTCGACCCGTGGCGAGCCAGCGAGCCGCAGAGCTGTACCACCACTTCACCGAAACCCTGCCTACGTCGGATCGGGAAAAGCTCCTTGATGCCTCCATGAAAGCGAATGAGTCCTCGCCGCTCGCCGCATTCATCTTGGCACGCAACTGGGCGGATGCCTTCTTGAGTTCGCACGCCACGGGGGATGAGCTTGATCCTGCGGTTGCTTACTTGGATGAGTTGGCGTGGCTCGTTCTGACCGAGGGAACGAAGATGATGAAGGTGGCGGATGCACGTGTTGCTAGGAAACTCGAGCCGATGGCGGGTAGTCATCCTCGCATCGAGCGTGGGACGCTTGCTTTGAACTATCACGAACTGTTGGGGCGAGTTCGGCATTATCGACTCGATGTGGTGCCACGCTTCCGAAACCTCCACGAGACGAAGAACCGGCTCGTTGACGAAGCTCGTACTGAAATGCGACTCGAAGAATTCAAGCCTCGCGTCTTAACGAGTTTCGTCCGTAACCAATTGCTCGATGAAGTCTACTTGCCCCTGATTGGCGATAACCTCGCCAAGCAGATGGGCGTGGCGGGCGCCGACAAACGGACGGATCGGATGGGCTTGTTGCTGTTGATTTCGCCGCCCGGTTATGGAAAAACGACGCTGATGGAATACGTGGCCAATCGTTTGGGCGTGGTGTTCATGAAGATCAACGGGCCTGCGATCGGCCACGGCGTCACCTCGCTCGATCCCGCTGAAGCTCCCAATGCGGCCGCTCGTGAGGAGATGGAACGCTTGAATTTAGCGTTGGAGATGGGGGACAATGTGATGTTGTACCTTGACGATATTCAGCACACGAATCCGGAACTGTTACAAAAATTCATTTCGTTGTGCGATGCGACACGAAAGATCGAAGGCGTCCGCAATGGGAAGACGCGAACCTACGATTTGCGTGGCCGACGAGTTGCCGTTGTGATGGCGGGCAATCCGTATACCGAGTCGGGCGACCGGTTCCAGATTCCTGACATGCTCTCGAACCGAGCCGATGTTTACAACCTTGGCGAAATCATTGGCGATTCAGCCGACGCCTTTGAGATGAGCTATCTTGAGAATTGTCTCACCAGCAACCCCACCTTGGCGCCGCTGTCGACCGTCGTCCCCGAGGATTCGCGAGCCATCATCCGGGCAGCCGAGCGTGATTCGCTCGAGGGAATCGAACTGCAGAGCAATCTGTCGATGGACCAGGTGCGAGAAATGTATGAGGTCGTGCGAAAGTTGCTTCGGGTTCGTGACGTCGTCTTGAAAGTCAACCGGTCTTACATTCGAAGTGCGGCGCAAGCAGACGCCTATCGCACCGAACCACCCTTCAAATTGCAGGGAAGCTACCGAAACATGAATCGCATCGCCGAGCGGGTTGCGGGGGTGATGAATGAGCAGGAACTGCAAACCTTGATCGTCAGCAATTACGAACAAGACGCGCAGACGTTGACGACCGACAACGAAGCGAACGTGCTGAAGTTCAAAGAGTTATTGGGCATGTTGTCCGCAGAAGAAAAGGAACGCTGGGATTCGATCAAGTATGCGTACGTCGAAAGTGTTCGTATGTCTGGGATGGACAGCGAAGATCAAGTGGGCCAGGTGATGCGGCAACTGGCATCGATGCGTGATGGTCTTGAATCCATTCGCCAGGTGATTTCGCGAGCGATTTCGATGGGTCGTGATGGGGCCGAAGAACGAATGGACTCGAGGCTCGATTTGCTGCGGCAAAGCCTCACGACCTCGGCAGCGGAGGTTTCACAGACGCTTGCGGCGACCAGTAAACAGTTGGAACGGATCAGCGAGCAGCAAGCGCTATCGCCGCCGGATCAAAAAGTGCTTGTCCAGCATAAAGTGCCGCGAGTTCTCGCGGATTTGGTCAAAGGCCAATTCCATTTGATGCAGGAATGGCTGAGGCCGATCTTAAGCGAGTCGATCGACAACGGGCGAGATTTGGAGCGTTTGAAACATCAGCTCGAGCGGATGTTGAAGAACTATGACGAGGTCCAGGCGTCGCTTGAGCCAGGTGGTGGGTCCCAGCACAGCGAGCCAGAATCAGAAGGCTAA
- a CDS encoding flotillin family protein: MFKKCYIVVGPDKAIVKSGLGGLDVSTAEGTFVIPLFHRYEFMDLTLKSFEIAREGSAGLICKDNIRADIKVAFFIRVDSTREEMKEVAQSIGAKRCSELETLRELFDAKFSEALKTVGKQFDFVDLYDQRDKFKDEILKVIGTDLNGYRLDDAAIDYLEQTPLEKLSPNNILDAEGIKKITELTAGEKVKENQFTRDKEKTLKKQDVEAEETILELERQRVEAVEKQQREITEISARERASAAKVQEEQRLESERARIATEEELGVAEENKLRQILVAQRNKEKTDAVEVERVNRDRDLEMTERLRVVGVADVEKEKAIETEKRNIQEVIRERVAVERAVVEEQERIKDTEEHAAADRLKRVQVTAAEMKAQEELIRVTKQAQAEKEASEMHAEKIRIEAEAKRDAAEKETAAAKMLAEAATATAAATGLAEATVLEKKALAEAKGIEAKAAAIEKQGLAEANVELEKYHSEATGITEKADAMKKLDSVGKEHEEFKLRLDKEKSVEIAAIDAQRGIAESQAGVVGEALKAARIDIVGGDGEFFDQITSAVKGGKAIDRFVYNSRVATDIKDTFFDGNADYFRGQLSEMIAQFQLDSDSVKDLSIAALIAKMMGMAKTEELRSQLTSLLGVAGTASIADQKAGKLLAANVVEGNRKKK, from the coding sequence ATGTTCAAGAAGTGCTACATCGTTGTCGGACCGGACAAGGCGATTGTCAAATCGGGACTCGGTGGGTTGGATGTGTCGACGGCGGAAGGCACATTCGTGATTCCCTTGTTCCATCGTTATGAGTTCATGGACTTGACGCTGAAGAGCTTCGAGATCGCGCGTGAAGGTAGCGCAGGATTGATTTGCAAGGACAACATCCGTGCCGACATCAAAGTTGCCTTCTTCATTCGCGTTGATAGCACGCGGGAAGAGATGAAGGAGGTTGCACAATCGATTGGTGCCAAACGCTGTAGTGAACTGGAAACACTTCGCGAGTTGTTTGACGCCAAGTTTAGCGAGGCGCTCAAAACCGTTGGCAAGCAATTTGACTTTGTCGACTTGTACGACCAACGGGATAAGTTCAAAGACGAAATTTTGAAAGTGATCGGTACCGACTTGAACGGTTACCGACTTGACGACGCGGCGATCGACTATCTGGAACAAACTCCGCTTGAAAAACTCAGCCCCAACAACATTCTCGATGCCGAAGGGATCAAGAAGATCACGGAATTGACGGCGGGCGAGAAGGTCAAAGAGAACCAATTTACGCGTGACAAGGAAAAGACGCTTAAGAAACAAGATGTCGAAGCGGAAGAAACCATCCTTGAACTCGAGCGCCAACGTGTTGAAGCGGTCGAAAAGCAGCAACGGGAAATCACTGAGATTTCTGCCCGCGAGCGAGCGTCGGCTGCGAAGGTTCAAGAAGAGCAGCGACTTGAGTCAGAGCGAGCCCGAATCGCAACCGAAGAAGAGCTCGGAGTCGCGGAAGAAAACAAGCTACGTCAGATCTTGGTCGCCCAGCGAAACAAGGAAAAGACCGATGCCGTGGAAGTCGAACGTGTGAACCGCGACCGTGACTTGGAAATGACCGAACGATTGCGAGTCGTTGGAGTTGCGGACGTCGAAAAAGAAAAGGCAATCGAAACGGAAAAGCGAAACATTCAAGAGGTCATTCGCGAACGTGTCGCGGTCGAGCGAGCCGTGGTTGAAGAACAAGAACGGATCAAGGATACCGAAGAGCATGCAGCAGCAGATCGACTCAAACGCGTGCAGGTAACCGCCGCAGAGATGAAAGCTCAAGAAGAGCTGATTCGTGTCACCAAGCAGGCCCAAGCGGAAAAGGAGGCAAGCGAAATGCATGCCGAAAAGATCCGCATCGAAGCCGAAGCCAAGCGAGACGCCGCAGAGAAAGAAACCGCCGCAGCCAAGATGCTCGCCGAAGCCGCAACCGCTACGGCAGCCGCAACGGGCTTGGCCGAAGCAACGGTACTCGAAAAGAAAGCCCTTGCCGAAGCCAAGGGGATCGAAGCGAAGGCGGCCGCGATCGAAAAACAAGGTTTGGCGGAAGCAAATGTCGAACTGGAGAAGTACCATAGTGAAGCGACCGGCATCACCGAGAAGGCGGATGCGATGAAGAAATTGGACAGCGTTGGAAAGGAACACGAAGAGTTCAAGCTGAGGCTGGACAAGGAAAAGTCAGTCGAAATCGCTGCCATCGATGCACAGCGAGGGATCGCCGAAAGTCAAGCTGGCGTCGTGGGCGAGGCCTTGAAGGCGGCTCGGATCGATATCGTCGGTGGCGACGGCGAGTTCTTCGATCAGATCACATCCGCTGTCAAAGGTGGCAAGGCGATCGACCGATTCGTATACAACAGCCGCGTAGCAACCGACATCAAGGACACATTCTTCGATGGAAACGCAGACTACTTTCGTGGTCAATTGAGCGAGATGATTGCCCAGTTCCAATTGGACTCCGACAGCGTCAAGGATTTATCCATCGCAGCCCTAATTGCCAAGATGATGGGGATGGCCAAGACCGAAGAGTTGCGTAGCCAGCTCACCAGTTTGTTGGGAGTGGCCGGAACGGCGAGCATTGCCGATCAGAAAGCCGGAAAGCTATTGGCCGCAAACGTGGTGGAGGGGAACCGCAAGAAGAAGTGA
- a CDS encoding OB-fold-containig protein: MAGSLVDLAVSMFVGPVWPASLLVCLLIVYTLFAMLGLIDFGFDVPEMDLDPGIDVDLDLDVDLDGPVLDVPDLDGAPVEWDFWQGIGAASVRWTNFGRIPVIMWGGVFAVAYWAVSFLLWHGFDSSRYSPTLLPSVLLAIRNVVIGVGVTKMVTQPLVGYFVKGPAYDRRHLIGATCEVTTTEATPEFGQAKFRTQAAPLLLNIRTDGPTIPKGTEVQIISFDPKRRTYRVTLQPSENQS; the protein is encoded by the coding sequence GTGGCTGGTTCGCTTGTCGATCTTGCAGTGAGCATGTTCGTCGGTCCGGTTTGGCCTGCGTCGCTTCTCGTCTGCCTGCTGATCGTCTATACCCTTTTCGCCATGCTTGGGCTGATTGACTTTGGCTTTGACGTTCCTGAGATGGATCTCGATCCGGGCATCGACGTCGATTTGGATCTGGACGTTGATCTGGATGGGCCCGTTCTCGATGTACCGGACCTCGATGGGGCTCCGGTCGAGTGGGATTTTTGGCAAGGCATCGGAGCTGCCTCGGTTCGCTGGACGAACTTTGGACGGATTCCCGTGATCATGTGGGGAGGCGTTTTCGCCGTTGCCTACTGGGCCGTTTCGTTTTTACTTTGGCATGGATTTGACTCGAGTCGCTACTCGCCGACACTGTTGCCAAGCGTGCTCTTGGCGATACGCAATGTCGTGATTGGCGTCGGGGTCACAAAAATGGTGACCCAGCCACTGGTTGGATACTTCGTCAAAGGCCCCGCCTATGACAGGCGTCACTTGATCGGCGCCACCTGTGAGGTAACGACCACCGAGGCAACGCCCGAATTCGGGCAAGCCAAGTTTCGCACGCAAGCAGCTCCGCTGCTTTTGAACATTCGCACCGATGGACCTACGATCCCGAAAGGGACCGAAGTTCAGATTATCAGCTTTGACCCCAAAAGACGCACCTACCGCGTTACGCTTCAACCTTCGGAGAATCAATCGTGA
- a CDS encoding PSD1 and planctomycete cytochrome C domain-containing protein has translation MIRLVAFYCLGWFAVVTTLAGHPDATEREFFEAKVRPLLAVHCYECHSSTSDRLQAGLLLDSRQGLVQGGDSGAAIVPGDADGSLLIEAVRYESYEMPPKGKLTAAEIEAFEQWIERGAPWPQEESPAEQVTRPAFDLNQRQSDHWVWDPISPQVVPSVTENSWPRSDLDRFILSSLERAGLHPSRDVDRNVLARRLYFDLIGLPPDPAELAAFLADDHPDAIESLVDRLLQSPHFGERWGRHWLDLVRYAESRGHEFDDDARNAYQYRDYVIRAFNADVPYDQWVREHIAGDLLDSPRLNPIKGYNESILGTGFWFLGEWVHSPVDTRKDETDRFDNMIDVMSKTFLGITVACARCHDHKFDAISTADYYALSGFLQSSDYRQVRFESLEHNRKVADALHKLDAEMRQRLASLGTEGCVTTDESEIPAMPRDAVLVDYSDLGPHDFIQDGFLFGDRPRHAAQIDLDTSGATPTLRLSKRSAASSDPFWNGLKSISGTATHNRGRLSKLPRSGRTLRTPTFTLDNGKVAARVRGRGHVVACVDSHRLIAGPLHGETVQTIEENESWLRIDLSRYVGHRLHLEFTPAENASLEVSCIVQNATPEILKQIEEREQAIEKLVCEHEASLHVFLQQPSEAASQVQAWTEEWANKRAELKTQVQLESHLAMAMVDGTGEDDHLLIRGSSKNPGDLVPRRFLTALVGDSPEPITLGSGRLDLAHQINDPENPLTSRVIVNRIWHHLMGRGIVPTTDDFGVLGERPTHPELLDHLAASFRAQGQSIKRMIRQIVLSRTYQMSSHADPMAIEADPNNQLWHHRPPKRLESEAIRDSLLAVAGTLDRSQFGESIPIHLTAFMEGRGRPSKSGPVDGDGRRSIYTAIRRNFLSPFQLAFDMPVPFSNMGRRNVSNVPAQALILMNDPFVKEQAEKWAQRALVSVPASEPLEARIRWMYQTAFARNPTPQEIEITMGFLTAQSMSRGLEINAPGLWSELAHALVNSKEFIFLK, from the coding sequence ATGATCCGACTCGTTGCTTTTTACTGCCTTGGATGGTTTGCCGTCGTAACAACATTGGCCGGACACCCCGATGCCACGGAACGCGAATTCTTCGAGGCAAAGGTCCGCCCGCTGCTAGCCGTCCATTGCTATGAGTGTCACAGCTCGACAAGCGATCGATTGCAGGCGGGGCTGCTGCTGGACAGTCGCCAAGGCCTGGTGCAAGGCGGAGATTCCGGTGCCGCAATCGTTCCCGGTGATGCGGACGGAAGTTTGCTGATCGAAGCGGTTCGATACGAATCTTACGAAATGCCTCCGAAAGGAAAACTGACAGCGGCTGAAATTGAGGCGTTCGAGCAATGGATCGAGAGGGGTGCTCCCTGGCCCCAGGAAGAATCGCCTGCCGAACAGGTGACACGACCTGCATTTGACTTGAACCAGCGACAATCCGACCATTGGGTGTGGGATCCGATATCGCCACAAGTCGTTCCTTCCGTCACAGAGAACTCCTGGCCACGAAGCGATCTGGATCGCTTTATTCTCTCCAGCTTGGAACGAGCTGGCTTGCATCCGTCGCGAGATGTCGATCGTAACGTGCTGGCTCGCCGGTTGTATTTCGATTTGATCGGATTGCCCCCCGATCCCGCTGAACTTGCAGCCTTCCTCGCCGACGATCACCCCGACGCAATCGAATCTCTGGTCGATCGATTGCTCCAGTCGCCTCATTTTGGTGAAAGGTGGGGACGGCATTGGTTGGACTTGGTTCGCTACGCGGAATCACGCGGCCATGAGTTCGACGACGATGCGCGAAACGCTTACCAATATCGTGACTACGTCATCCGGGCCTTCAACGCGGATGTGCCTTACGACCAATGGGTGCGAGAACACATTGCAGGTGACTTGCTCGATTCGCCCCGGTTGAATCCGATCAAGGGTTACAACGAATCGATTCTTGGCACCGGCTTTTGGTTCCTCGGCGAATGGGTTCACTCGCCCGTCGACACACGAAAAGACGAAACCGATCGCTTCGACAACATGATCGACGTGATGTCCAAAACGTTTCTTGGGATCACGGTCGCCTGCGCAAGGTGTCATGACCACAAATTCGATGCGATCTCGACCGCCGACTATTACGCGTTGTCGGGGTTTCTACAAAGCAGCGACTACCGGCAGGTTCGCTTCGAATCCCTTGAACACAATCGCAAGGTTGCCGATGCGCTACACAAACTTGACGCAGAAATGCGTCAACGATTGGCTTCGCTGGGGACGGAAGGGTGTGTCACCACCGACGAATCGGAAATCCCCGCAATGCCTCGCGATGCAGTCCTGGTCGACTATTCCGACCTTGGACCCCACGATTTCATCCAAGACGGGTTTCTGTTCGGTGATCGCCCAAGACATGCCGCACAGATCGACTTGGACACGAGCGGCGCAACGCCGACATTGAGGCTTTCCAAACGTAGCGCCGCGAGCAGCGACCCTTTTTGGAATGGACTAAAATCGATCAGCGGAACGGCTACCCATAACCGAGGCAGGTTGAGCAAGTTGCCGCGAAGTGGGCGAACCTTGCGGACACCCACCTTCACGCTCGACAACGGAAAGGTTGCAGCTCGAGTGCGTGGTCGTGGCCACGTCGTGGCTTGTGTCGATTCGCACCGTTTGATTGCCGGGCCGCTGCATGGTGAAACCGTTCAAACCATTGAGGAAAACGAATCTTGGCTGCGAATCGATCTGAGTCGCTACGTCGGGCATCGGTTGCATCTGGAGTTTACGCCTGCGGAGAATGCATCGCTGGAGGTCTCTTGCATTGTTCAAAACGCGACCCCTGAAATACTGAAGCAAATCGAAGAGCGTGAACAGGCGATTGAGAAGCTCGTGTGCGAGCACGAGGCTTCGCTGCATGTTTTTTTGCAGCAACCCTCGGAGGCAGCATCGCAGGTTCAAGCATGGACGGAGGAATGGGCTAACAAACGAGCTGAATTGAAAACGCAGGTGCAACTTGAATCCCACCTTGCGATGGCGATGGTGGATGGGACAGGCGAGGATGATCATCTTTTGATCCGCGGCAGCTCAAAGAATCCAGGCGACTTGGTGCCACGACGATTCCTAACCGCCTTGGTTGGAGATTCACCTGAACCGATCACCCTCGGCAGCGGGCGATTGGACCTGGCCCATCAAATCAATGATCCCGAAAACCCGCTGACATCGCGAGTGATCGTCAATCGTATCTGGCATCATTTGATGGGGCGTGGCATCGTTCCCACAACCGATGACTTTGGCGTACTCGGAGAGCGTCCGACTCACCCGGAACTACTCGATCATTTGGCAGCCAGCTTTCGCGCCCAAGGCCAAAGCATCAAACGGATGATTCGTCAGATCGTACTGTCGCGGACCTACCAGATGTCAAGTCATGCCGATCCAATGGCGATCGAGGCCGACCCGAATAACCAGCTTTGGCATCATCGTCCACCCAAACGATTAGAAAGCGAAGCGATTCGCGATTCCCTGCTCGCCGTTGCTGGGACCCTGGATCGCAGCCAATTTGGCGAATCGATTCCAATCCATTTGACCGCATTCATGGAGGGTCGCGGTCGTCCCTCCAAAAGTGGTCCCGTCGACGGGGACGGACGACGTTCGATCTACACGGCCATCCGAAGGAATTTCTTGTCTCCCTTTCAGTTGGCGTTCGACATGCCGGTTCCCTTCAGTAACATGGGGCGACGAAACGTCTCGAACGTTCCAGCGCAAGCCTTGATTCTGATGAACGATCCTTTTGTCAAGGAGCAAGCGGAAAAATGGGCTCAGCGAGCCTTGGTTTCCGTCCCAGCAAGCGAGCCCCTCGAAGCACGAATCCGATGGATGTACCAAACCGCATTCGCGAGAAACCCGACGCCACAAGAAATCGAAATCACGATGGGTTTTCTTACTGCGCAGTCGATGTCGCGGGGTCTGGAGATCAACGCCCCCGGCTTGTGGTCCGAGTTGGCGCATGCGCTCGTTAACAGCAAAGAGTTTATCTTCTTGAAATGA